From the genome of Monomorium pharaonis isolate MP-MQ-018 chromosome 2, ASM1337386v2, whole genome shotgun sequence, one region includes:
- the LOC118644258 gene encoding uncharacterized protein LOC118644258, producing MLHINVANVLNMLIILFQITHIPPTPVNEREIQLRDVIKDIITNAVNDLSFDVHTDTALEFQNYWEVDLPDIEYVLDEEVEFLENDNDDFESDNENNCKPEDEILNSSYKRKAVEYWKSGKKGRYSLSGVQRRFRKVKSLTQLYRWENNLQKGGNRREKLLYISQYVLNHFKDANDEQRIIHDLDLRRWALEAKEQIDLPSFKAGATWILNLKKKYGIVSRKITKFINRSTIRDKEQLKAACQEFIITVKSFIGLFGIENIYNADESGFNLEIHSGRTLTTQGVKTVETLIQSTSAITHSYTIMPIVSADGKLQSPLYLVLKEVSGNFGPRVEETLFRPANIYIAASKSGKLTGEHFQSWFTNVFLPISGSFSVLLLDSWTGHCPTTLQEFMPSDKDVRILTIPKKTTGMIQPLDVFGFRIWKNFVRTFSDRVVLFNYDINLHLRNNIIKLQSLTHIQLSSPRFHNLFKYAWFKSGYIEERPSQFQNPVDFCFSGKDIQDVPRCSICNAPAVIRCSWCKQYLCMHHFFEQYHDCKHYEE from the coding sequence atgttacacataaatgttgcgaatgttcttaatatgttaattattttatttcaaattacacatattccaCCAACGCCtgtaaatgaaagagaaatacaattacgtgatgtgataaaagatattataacaaatgcagtgaatgacttatcatttgatgtacacactgatactgctttagaatttcaaaattattgggaagtggatttacctgACATAGAATATGTATTAGACGAAGAGgtagaatttttagaaaatgataatgacGATTTTGAATctgataatgaaaataattgtaaaccagaagacgaaattttaaatagtagctATAAAAGAAAAGCCGTCGAATATTGGAAAAGTGGAAAAAAAGGCCGATACTCTCTTTCAGGAGTGCAACGTCGCTTCAGAAAGGTGAAGTCCCTAACACAATTATATCGATGGGAAAATAATCTACAAAAAGGAGGTAATCGtagagaaaaattgttatatatatcccaatatgttttaaatcattttaaagaCGCTAATGATGAACAACGGATTATTCATGACTTGGATCTGCGACGATGGGCGTTAGAAGCGAAAGAACAAATAGATCTTCCTTCATTTAAAGCAGGAGCAACgtggatattaaatttaaaaaaaaaatatggaattgtatccagaaaaataacaaaatttataaaccgTTCTACAATAAGAGataaagaacaattaaaaGCTGCATGccaagaatttataattactgtaAAATCCTTTATTGGCCTTTTtggaatagaaaatatatacaatgctGACGAAAGTGGATTTAATTTGGAGATTCATTCAGGCAGAACGCTGACCACACAGGGTGTTAAAACAGTTGAAACTCTAATTCAATCAACGTCAGCAATAACACATAGTTATACAATAATGCCCATAGTTTCTGCAGACGGAAAATTACAATCACCTCTCTATTTGGTTTTGAAAGAAGTTAGTGGAAATTTTGGTCCACGAGTTGAAGAAACCTTGTTCAGGCCTGCAAACATTTACATCGCTGCATCGAAATCGGGTAAATTAACTGGAGAACACTTTCAATCTTGgtttacaaatgtatttttacccATAAGTGGAAGCTTCAGTGTGCTATTATTAGATTCTTGGACCGGACATTGTCCTACAACccttcaagaatttatgccaTCTGATAAAGATGTGCGAATTTTAACTATACCAAAAAAGACCACAGGAATGATTCAACCTCTTGATGTTTTCGGGTTCAGAAtatggaaaaattttgtaagaacgTTCAGTGATCGTgtcgtattatttaattacgatattaatttacacttgagaaataatattataaaattgcaatcttTAACTCATATACAACTATCTTCGCCGCGATTTCATAATCTTTTTAAGTATGCCTGGTTCAAGAGTGGATATATCGAGGAACGGCCATCACAATTTCAAAATCCAGTGGATTTCTGTTTTTCTGGAAAAGACATACAGGATGTACCACGATGTTCCATATGTAACGCCCCGGCAGTAATACGTTGTTCTTGGTGCAAGCAATACCTTTGTATGCATCATTTTTTTGAGCAATATCATGATTGCAAACATTAtgaggaataa
- the LOC118644270 gene encoding uncharacterized protein LOC118644270, which produces MSKWEKYKKHFQNKWLTEPKLKNWLEETCQDDVLNGKPEAYCKLCKCHLRAHHSDFITHQKSNKHCEKEKALDRRVQFSLPQHGYIDSITDDIKNIDLQLAVYIAMYTPIKSVDHLGELLKILGKGSKLEHVRLHRTKCSKLILAVVSPALLTELVQHVGDSPFSIIADESTDVSTSKFMGLCIRFYSQREESIVTDFLGIVEVTKCTGEILAKTLLEYFCKIGLPPKNLFAIGTDGVSNMCGLNNSFYTHLKKEVPNLQMIKCVCHSLDKCAQYAFRKMPDHLNYLLKETYNWFAHSALRQSEYKEYYKTMNKGKNPGKLQKLCDTR; this is translated from the exons ATGAGTAAGTGGGAGAAATACaagaaacattttcaaaataagtGGTTGACAGAGCCAAAATTGAAGA ATTGGCTTGAAGAAACCTGTCAGGATGATGTATTAAATGGTAAGCCGGAAGCGTACTGCAAATTATGTAAGTGCCATTTGCGTGCACACCATAGTGATTTTATCACCCATCAAAAATCTAATAAGCAttgtgagaaagagaaagccTTAGATAGAAGAGTACAATTTTCATTGCCACAGCATG gaTATATAGACAGTATAACtgatgatattaaaaatatagatctGCAGCTAGCTGTTTACATAGCTATGTATACACCTATTAAATCTGTGGATCATCTTGGAGAACTTTTGAAGATCTTAGGAAAAGGGAGTAAACTTGAGCATGTCCGCCTACACAGAACAAAATGTTCTAAACTTATTTTAGCTGTTGTGTCACCAGCATTATTAACTGAGCTAGTCCAACATGTTGGGGATTCCCCGTTCTCAATTATAGCAGATGAATCTACCGATGTGTCTACGTCTAAATTTATGGGTCTCTGCATCCGTTTTTACAGCCAAAGAGAAGAATCAATAGTAACAGATTTTCTAGGCATAGTTGAAGTTACTAAATGCACCGGTGAAATTCTTGCAAAGACactcttagaatatttttgtaaaattggtCTTCCcccaaaaaatctttttgcaaTTGGCACAGATGGTGTTTCTAACATGTGTGGATTGAATAACTCCTTCTAtactcatttaaaaaaagaagtaccGAACTTGCAGATGATAAAATGTGTTTGTCATTCTTTGGACAAGTGTGCTCAATATGCTTTTCGCAAAATGCCTGATCACCTAAATTACTTGTTAAAAGAAACATACAATTGGTTTGCTCACAGTGCTTTAAGGCAGAGTGAATACAAAGAATATTACAag ACTAtgaataaaggaaaaaatccTGGAAAGCTGCAGAAACTTTGTGATACTCGTTGA